In Quercus robur chromosome 11, dhQueRobu3.1, whole genome shotgun sequence, the following proteins share a genomic window:
- the LOC126705941 gene encoding NADH dehydrogenase [ubiquinone] iron-sulfur protein 8-A, mitochondrial — MAAAILARKSLHALRARQLAVSAQALQGSNHYGLRFNAHPFSTKNDDEEYEKLTKEISKDWNTVFERSINTLFLTEMVRGLMLTLKYFFEPKVTINYPFEKGPLSPRFRGEHALRRYPTGEERCIACKLCEAVCPAQAITIEAEEREDGSRRTTRYDIDMTKCIYCGFCQEACPVDAIVEGPNFEYATETHEELLYDKEKLLENGDRWESEIAENLRSESLYR, encoded by the exons ATGGCCGCCGCGATCTTAGCTCGCAAATCGCTTCACGCTCTTCGTGCTCGTCAGCTC GCTGTTTCTGCACAAGCATTGCAGGGTTCGAACCACTATGGACTGCGGTTCAATGCTCACCCATTCAGCACTAAAAATG ATGATGAAGAATATGAGAAACTTACAAAAGAGATTTCAAAGGACTGGAATACTG TTTTTGAGCGAAGCATAAACACATTGTTTCTCACTGAAATGGTTCGGGGTCTGATGCTGACACTCAAATACTTCTTTGAGCCAAAAGTTACT ATTAATTATCCATTTGAGAAGGGCCCCTTGAGCCCTCGTTTCCGTGGTGAGCATGCCCTCCGTCGATACCCAACTGGAGAGGAACGTTGCATTGCATGCAAACTCTGCGAAGCA GTATGTCCTGCACAAGCAATCACAATTGAGGCGGAGGAGCGAGAAGACGGTAGCCGGAGGACTACTAG GTATGATATTGACATGACAAAGTGCATTTATTGTGGATTCTGCCAAGAGGCTTGCCCTGTTGATGCTATTGTTGAAGGACCCAACTTTGAGTATGCAACAGAGACTCATGAG GAACTTCTATATGACAAAGAGAAGCTTCTTGAGAATGGGGACCGATGGGAATCTGAAATTGCAGAGAACCTCAGATCTGAAAGCCTATATCGCTGA